In one window of Ptiloglossa arizonensis isolate GNS036 chromosome 5, iyPtiAriz1_principal, whole genome shotgun sequence DNA:
- the LOC143147464 gene encoding uncharacterized protein LOC143147464 isoform X2 gives MVAEFVARQSGSPINGETACLNSNMPATHTMAHAGHGGHGAHGGHDAHGPLPPLTHPAHHAGPPSMQQQHQHQPQQPPQQQQPPQHHHHHHQQQQAQQQAQQAQQQAQQQAQQQAQQQQQQQQQQQAQQQHHLHDAQQRKQREFIPDNKKDDSYWDRRRRNNEAAKRSREKRRFNDMVLEQRVMELSKENHILKAQLEAIRDKFGICGESVISTEHVLAALPTEPPISVKRAKLPASAALLYARTPSPVHTSVIHQPVSGARSPRSPAQLYVPETTAYPETESFQYPYPHPAMHLDTTSALNLSRGRRAQSPFELSSGSGDEGPQMVVSSQNPAANNSLPHKLRHKSRIGDKDAASALLALQGIKQEPGPRASPPWDNEGSSDERDSGISLGAEWTGPTVSAVPESEREVKSRLDRLASEVASLQSIFRLGKPADSLVTGHQLPTNATVNGP, from the exons ATGGTGGCAGAATTTGTCGCCCGTCAGAGTGGATCACCCATCAATGGTGAGACCGCGTGTCTGAACAGCAACATGCCGGCCACCCACACAATGGCGCACGCCGGTCACGGTGGCCACGGTGCTCACGGTGGCCACGACGCCCACGGACCGTTGCCACCGTTGACCCATCCGGCACATCACGCCGGTCCCCCGTCGATGCAGCAACAACACCAGCATCAACCGCAGCAACCGCCGCAGCAGCAACAACCGCCCCAgcaccaccatcatcatcaccagCAACAGCAGGCGCAACAACAGGCCCAACAGGCGCAGCAGCAGGCGCAGCAACAGGCACAGCAACAggcgcagcagcagcagcagcagcagcagcaacaacaggcCCAGCAGCAACATCACCTACACGATGCCCAACAG CGCAAGCAACGAGAGTTCATCCCGGACAACAAGAAGGACGACAGCTACTGGGACCGCAGGAGGCGCAACAACGAGGCTGCCAAACGGTCGCGCGAGAAGAGGCGTTTCAACGACATGGTGCTCGAGCAGCGAGTGATGGAGCTCAGCAAGGAGAACCACATCCTCAAGGCGCAACTAGAGGCGATCAGGGACAAATTCGGTATATGCGGCGAGTCCGTGATCAGTACCGAGCACGTACTCGCGGCGTTGCCGACCGAGCCGCCTATCAGCGTCAAGAGGGCGAAGCTACCGGCATCCGCGGCCCTCCTCTACGCCAGAACGCCCAGTCCGGTTCACACGTCGGTGATCCATCAACCGGTGAGCGGTGCACGATCACCAAGGTCCCCGGCACAGCTGTACGTGCCCGAGACGACCGCCTACCCCGAGACGGAGAGTTTCCAATACCCCTATCCTCATCCAGCGATGCACCTGGACACGACCAGCGCGTTGAACCTCTCACGTGGACGTCGCGCCCAATCGCCTTTCGAGTTGTCTTCGGGTAGCGGCGACGAGGGACCCCAGATGGTCGTCAGCTCCCAGAATCCAGCGGCCAACAACAGTCTGCCCCACAAGCTGAGGCACAAGTCACGTATCGGTGACAAAGACGCGGCCAGCGCGCTATTGGCCCTCCAGGGTATCAAACAGGAACCAGGACCAAGGGCGTCGCCACCGTGGGACAACGAAGGTTCCAGCGACGAACGCGATTCCGGGATCTCGTTGGGGGCCGAATGGACAGGACCCACGGTTTCAGCCGTACCGGAAAGCGAGAGGGAGGTGAAGTCGAGGTTGGACCGCCTTGCCTCCGAGGTTGCCTCCCTTCAGTCGATATTCCGTCTCGGGAAGCCCGCGGACAGTTTGGTCACGGGGCATCAGCTACCCACGAACGCCACCGTGAACGGCCCGTGA
- the LOC143147464 gene encoding uncharacterized protein LOC143147464 isoform X1 gives MVAEFVARQSGSPINGETACLNSNMPATHTMAHAGHGGHGAHGGHDAHGPLPPLTHPAHHAGPPSMQQQHQHQPQQPPQQQQPPQHHHHHHQQQQAQQQAQQAQQQAQQQAQQQAQQQQQQQQQQQAQQQHHLHDAQQVTHPENFPPNFDIRKELFSQRKQREFIPDNKKDDSYWDRRRRNNEAAKRSREKRRFNDMVLEQRVMELSKENHILKAQLEAIRDKFGICGESVISTEHVLAALPTEPPISVKRAKLPASAALLYARTPSPVHTSVIHQPVSGARSPRSPAQLYVPETTAYPETESFQYPYPHPAMHLDTTSALNLSRGRRAQSPFELSSGSGDEGPQMVVSSQNPAANNSLPHKLRHKSRIGDKDAASALLALQGIKQEPGPRASPPWDNEGSSDERDSGISLGAEWTGPTVSAVPESEREVKSRLDRLASEVASLQSIFRLGKPADSLVTGHQLPTNATVNGP, from the coding sequence ATGGTGGCAGAATTTGTCGCCCGTCAGAGTGGATCACCCATCAATGGTGAGACCGCGTGTCTGAACAGCAACATGCCGGCCACCCACACAATGGCGCACGCCGGTCACGGTGGCCACGGTGCTCACGGTGGCCACGACGCCCACGGACCGTTGCCACCGTTGACCCATCCGGCACATCACGCCGGTCCCCCGTCGATGCAGCAACAACACCAGCATCAACCGCAGCAACCGCCGCAGCAGCAACAACCGCCCCAgcaccaccatcatcatcaccagCAACAGCAGGCGCAACAACAGGCCCAACAGGCGCAGCAGCAGGCGCAGCAACAGGCACAGCAACAggcgcagcagcagcagcagcagcagcagcaacaacaggcCCAGCAGCAACATCACCTACACGATGCCCAACAGGTGACACATCCTGAAAATTTCCCCCCGAACTTCGACATCAGAAAAGAGCTATTTTCTCAGCGCAAGCAACGAGAGTTCATCCCGGACAACAAGAAGGACGACAGCTACTGGGACCGCAGGAGGCGCAACAACGAGGCTGCCAAACGGTCGCGCGAGAAGAGGCGTTTCAACGACATGGTGCTCGAGCAGCGAGTGATGGAGCTCAGCAAGGAGAACCACATCCTCAAGGCGCAACTAGAGGCGATCAGGGACAAATTCGGTATATGCGGCGAGTCCGTGATCAGTACCGAGCACGTACTCGCGGCGTTGCCGACCGAGCCGCCTATCAGCGTCAAGAGGGCGAAGCTACCGGCATCCGCGGCCCTCCTCTACGCCAGAACGCCCAGTCCGGTTCACACGTCGGTGATCCATCAACCGGTGAGCGGTGCACGATCACCAAGGTCCCCGGCACAGCTGTACGTGCCCGAGACGACCGCCTACCCCGAGACGGAGAGTTTCCAATACCCCTATCCTCATCCAGCGATGCACCTGGACACGACCAGCGCGTTGAACCTCTCACGTGGACGTCGCGCCCAATCGCCTTTCGAGTTGTCTTCGGGTAGCGGCGACGAGGGACCCCAGATGGTCGTCAGCTCCCAGAATCCAGCGGCCAACAACAGTCTGCCCCACAAGCTGAGGCACAAGTCACGTATCGGTGACAAAGACGCGGCCAGCGCGCTATTGGCCCTCCAGGGTATCAAACAGGAACCAGGACCAAGGGCGTCGCCACCGTGGGACAACGAAGGTTCCAGCGACGAACGCGATTCCGGGATCTCGTTGGGGGCCGAATGGACAGGACCCACGGTTTCAGCCGTACCGGAAAGCGAGAGGGAGGTGAAGTCGAGGTTGGACCGCCTTGCCTCCGAGGTTGCCTCCCTTCAGTCGATATTCCGTCTCGGGAAGCCCGCGGACAGTTTGGTCACGGGGCATCAGCTACCCACGAACGCCACCGTGAACGGCCCGTGA